CAACGCCTCGACCAGGTGGACACCCAGGAACTTCGTGCCGCCCAGCACCAGGGCGCGCCCGCCAGTCGTCATGCGCGGAACGTTACGTGACGATCCGGGCATGACGGGTGTCGGTGGCCGGGTCTAGCGTCGCGGGGCATGGACGCGATGGTCGAGTACCTGCTCTCGGGAGACCCTGCGATCCGCTGGCAGGTCCTGCGGGACCTCGTCGACGCTCCGCCCGACGAGGTCGCTGCCGCGCGTGCGCTCGTCGCGACCGAGGGCTGGGGGGCGAAGCTGCTCGCGCTGCAGGGTGAGGACGGGTTGTGGGACGGCGGGACGTACCGGCCCGGGTGGGCCGACGAGTCGCGGCCGTTCTTCGACGCGTGGACCTCGACCCATTTCACGCTGCAGTCGCTGCGCGAGTACGGGCTGGACCCCGCGTCCCCCGCCGCCCAGCTCGCCATCAGTCGGGTGCGGGAGAACGCGCGATGGGACTACGACGGATCGCCCTACTTCGAGGGCGAGGTCGAGCCGTGCATCAACGGGACCGCGCTGGCCGTCGGGGCGTACTTCGGGGAGTCCGTCGACCAGATCGTCGACAAGCTGCTCGAACGGCAGCTGCCCGACGGCGGGTGGAACTGCTGGGCCGAGAATTCCGAGGCCGTGTCGTCGTTCCACTCCACCATCTGCGCCGTCGAAGGGCTGCTGGAGTTCGAGACGGCGACCGGTGGGACCTCGGCGTCGCGCGCTGCCCGGGACGCCGGGGAGGAGTACCTGCTCGCGCGCGGGCTGCTGCGGCGGGTCACCACCGGCGAGATCGTCGACCCGCGGTTCACGATGCTCTCCTATCCCGTGCGCTGGTACTACGACGTGCTGCGCGGGCTGGACCACTTCCGCCTCGCCGACCGGCGCGACGAGCGGCTCACCGAGGCCGTCGAGCTGCTCCGCTCCAAGCGCGGCGACTACGGACTGTTCCCGTACGAGAACTGCCACGAGGGGCCGACGCTGTTCGAGATGGAGCAGGAGGGCGAGGGCTTCCCGAGCCGCTGGGTGACGCTGCGGGCGCTGCGCGTACTGCGCTGGTGGGACCACGACTGATCCTGACGCCGCTCGCCCGAGCGACTCCTCCTCTCATGAGACGAGCCAGCGGCACGCAGCGTGCGGATACGCGTGGTAGTCGGGGTCCTGGCAGTAGTCGACGGGACCCACCGGGGCGCTGACCGCAGCCGTGACTGTCGTACGTGGGACGTCCGCGCAGGGTTGTTCGGCGGCGAGGATCTCCAGAACCTTGCGGGGGTCGACGACCTGA
The sequence above is a segment of the Cellulomonas palmilytica genome. Coding sequences within it:
- a CDS encoding prenyltransferase/squalene oxidase repeat-containing protein, encoding MDAMVEYLLSGDPAIRWQVLRDLVDAPPDEVAAARALVATEGWGAKLLALQGEDGLWDGGTYRPGWADESRPFFDAWTSTHFTLQSLREYGLDPASPAAQLAISRVRENARWDYDGSPYFEGEVEPCINGTALAVGAYFGESVDQIVDKLLERQLPDGGWNCWAENSEAVSSFHSTICAVEGLLEFETATGGTSASRAARDAGEEYLLARGLLRRVTTGEIVDPRFTMLSYPVRWYYDVLRGLDHFRLADRRDERLTEAVELLRSKRGDYGLFPYENCHEGPTLFEMEQEGEGFPSRWVTLRALRVLRWWDHD